The following is a genomic window from Dermatophilaceae bacterium Soc4.6.
GGTGGGCCGGCCTACGGTGGGGTCATGCCGTCGACGAGCCCCTCCCCCGTGCCCGGACCCGTGCGAGCAGCGAGTGAGTGGGCCTGGCGCGGCCTGGTCATCGCGGTGGCGGTCGTCGCCGTGGCCTACGTGCTGGGGACCCTCTCCCAGGTGACCGTCCCGCTCGCCGTCGCGACCCTGCTGACGGCGCTGCTCGGCACCGTGCACCGCTGGCTCTGCCGCTTCATGAAGCGCGGGCCGGCCGCGGGGCTGACCCTGCTCGCCACCCTCTTGGTCATCGCCGGGCTGGTGACGCTGGTCAGCAGCCAGATCAGCGGCGGCTTCGGCGACATGGCCTCTCAGGCGGCGGGCGGACTGACCCAGATCCGCGACTGGGTGCGCAGCACCTTCCACGTCACCGACACGCAGTTCGACGCCTACGTCGAGCAGCTCAAGTCGTCGCTCCAGAGCAGCGCCGACCTGCGCTCGTACGCCGCGAAGGCCGGGGTCACGGCCACGCACGTCGTGGCGGGGCTCTTCATCAGCCTCTTCACCCTCTTCTTCTTCCTCTACCAGGGGCCGTCGATCTGGGCCTGGGTCGTGCGCCTCTTCCCCCGTCGGGCGCGGAGCCGGATCGACTCGTCGGGGCACGTCGCGTGGGGCCAGCTCACCGCCTACACCCACGCCACCGTGCTGGTCGCGGCGGTCGACGCGGTCGGCATCACCATCGGCGCCCTCGGGCTGCGGGTGCCCTTCCCCCTCGCCATCGGGGTCCTGGTCTTCCTGCTGTCCTTCGTGCCCATCGTCGGTGCCCTGCTGAGCGGCGGCGTCGCCGTGCTGCTGGCCCTCGTGGCGCAGGGCCCGGTGACCGCCCTGATCATGCTGGGCGTCGTCATCGGGGTGCAGCAGCTGGAGTCGCACGTGCTCCAGCCCTTCATCATGGGCCGCTCGGTCAAGATCCACCCGCTGGCCGTCATCCTGGCCATCGCGACCGGCTCGATCGTGGGGGGCCTGGTCGGCACCCTGCTCGCCGTGCCCGTCGCCGCCGTGGTCAACGCGGTCGGCACCCACCTGCTGTCGACCCCGGAGCCCGAGGGCGCGGTCGCGGAGGCGGGTTGACCACGGAGGGAGCGCGGAGCCCCGCTAGCCGCTAGCCGCTAGCCGCTAGCCGCTAGCCGACGATGCGGCGGTGGCGGGCGGCCATGAGCTGCTCGAGCTCGTCGTCCTCCACCTCGATCGGCACGGGCACCATCGTGGGTGCGGCGTCCCAGTCGAGCATGCGGGGTGCGCTGTCCTTGAGCATGTAGGTGGGGGTGGGCACCGGCACCGGGCTCCACTCCTGAGCGAAGACCGCGGCGGCGGCGGCGACGCGCACGGCCTCGTCGACGGCCATGAGGTCGTAGAGCGCGGGCTCCGCCGAGACCGGCTCGACCTCTTGCTGCTGTTGACCGTCCGGCTCGACCACGCCGGGCACCGCCGGAGCACTCGGCGACACCGTGGGGCTCGAGACCGCGTCGACGGTCGCCTGGCGCGGCGCCCGCACGCGTCGCCGCTCGCCCACGCGGGCGGCTCGACGCACGGCCTGCTCGCGACGGACCGACGCCCGGGTCCAGGCCACGACGACCGCGAGCCCGGCGAGCCCCACGGGCACCGAGCCCCACGGCAGGACGCTCACGGCCGACAGCAGCACGGTCAGCGGCAGCGCGACGAGGGCCGCGAGCACGACGAGACCGCGGATGCGGCGGGCCAGCACACCGGGTCGCGCGGCGGTCCGGCCGGGTCGCCGCACGGGCGGTGTGCGCGGCCCAGACGGCGTCCGGGCCGCAGCCCTGCGCCCGCCGGGTGCGGGTCGTCCGACGAGCGCGGGACCCGTGGCGGCAGACGCGGCATACGAGCTGGTGGTGCTCGTCATGGGTGTGGTCCGCCGCTCGAGGACGCGGATGGCGTCGCTGAAGCGGTCGACCGAGCGGGCGGTCGCGAGGTGGTCGCGGCGGCGGATCCAGTGCTGCACCAGATAGACCGCCCACACCGCCACGATGACGAGGAAGATCAGGCTGCCGGGCTGCACGGTCCCGACGCTAGGGGCTCGGGCGGCCTCAACGACGGACCCCGGCCGGTGTGTCGCCCATGTGGCCCATGTGACTCGTGGTCCGAGGGACGCATTGGTCAGTCGTGGCGCGCAGACGACTCGGGCTGCACAGCGTCCGAGCCACCCGGGGGGCCGGCCTCGGAGGCTCCCGCCCACCGGCGGATCGCCGTCGCGGTGTCGAGGTCCTCACGGGTCAGGGCGAAGGTGCGGTGGTCGCGCCACTCGCCGTTGATGTGCAGGTAGTGCCGGCGCACGCCCTCGTCGCGGAAGCGCAGGTGCTCGACGACCCGCAGCGACGCGGCGTTCTCGGGCCGGATGTTGACCTCGACCCGGTGCAGGCCGGCGGCGCCGAAGGCGAAGTCGCAGACCATCGCCAGTGCCCGGGTCGCCACCCCGGAGCCCCCGAACCGGCGCGCGACCCAGTAGCCCGCCGCCCCCGACAGCAGCGACCCGTCGACGATGCCGAAGAGGTGCATCTGCCCGGCGAGGTGACCGTCGACCTCGATGGCGAAGGGGTACATCCGCCCGGCCCGGCCCTCGCGGTCGAGGCTGCGCACATACTGCCGGAAGGTCATCCGCAGCGGCTCGCCGTCGGGCATCGTCGGCTCCCACTGCCCCACGTGCTCGGCGTTGACCCGGCGCACCGCATCCCACGACCGACGGTCACGCCGGGTCAGCGGGCGCAGCACGATCGCCGGCCGCAGCCCGTCCTGGCTGGCGAGCGTCGCGGGCCACCGCCTCACCGGTGGTCGCCGCCGCGCAGCTGGTCGACGGCGTGACCGAGGATGGGCTCGAGCACCGCGAGAGCGTCCTTGACGCCCCCGGTGGAGCCGGGCAGGTTGACCACGAACGTGGTGCCCACGGTGCCGGCCAGGCCGCGCGACAGCACCGCCGTCGGCACCCCCTTCGCCACCCCGGCCGCCCGGATCGCCTCGGCGACCCCGGGCACCTCGCGCTCGATGATGCGACGGGTCATCTCGGGGGTCGCGTCGGTCGGCGAGATGCCGGTGCCGCCGGTGGTCACCACGACGGCCGGGTGCCCCGCCACCGCGGCCGCGAGGGCCTGGGCCACCGGCTCACCGTCGGGCACGACGACGGGGTCGGGCACGGCATACCCCCAGCCGCGCAGCGCCGCGACGATCAGGGGGCCGGTGCGGTCCTCGTAGACGCCCGCGGAGGCGCGGTTCGAGGCCACGACCACCACGGCGTCGTAGGGAGCGCTGCTCACGACCCCTCCTCACGCCAGTCACCGCTGCGCCCACCGGACTTGGCGGTGACCCGCACGTCGGTGATGCGCGAGTGCTTGTCGACCGCCTTGACCATGTCCACCAGCGCGAGCGCGGCGACGCTCACCGCGGTGAGGGCCTCCATCTCGATGCCGGTGCGGTCGGCCGTGCGCACGGTGGCGACGATGTCGACACCCTCGTCGGTGACGCTCAGGTCGACACTCACGCCGTGGACGGCGATGGGGTGGGCCAGCGGGATCAGCTCGGGGGTGCGCTTGGCCGCCTGGATGCCGGCGATGCGGGCGACGGCGAGGGCGTCACCCTTGGGCACGTTGCCGGCCCGCAGTGCGGCGACCGCCGCCGGCGACAGCAGCACCCGGCCGGCCGCCGACGCCTCGCGGGCGGTGACCGCCTTGGCGCTGACGTCGACCATGTGGGCCGACCCGTCGGCCCGCACGTGGGTGAGGCGAGGCTGCTCGCTCACCACGCGCCGATCCTGCCCTCGTCGCCGCCGAGCAGCCACAGGTCGACCTCGTCCCCGGCCTGCAGCCGGCTCACCGGCGCCGGCACGATCACGAAGGCGTTGGCCCGCGACAGGTCGCCCACGAAGTGCGACCCCTGACCCTGCACGGGGTCGGCCTCCCAGCCGTCGGCGGTGCGGGTCGCGACCGCGCGGGCGATCTGGGTGCGCCCGGCCGGCGAGCGCAGGTCGTGGCTGAGCCGCGCCGTCAGCACCGGGCGGGTCGCCGGCGAGAGCCCCATCATCGTGCGCAGCGCGGGGCGCACGAAGACCTCGAAGGAGACGTAGGACGAGACGGGGTTGCCCGGCAGCGTGAAGATCGGGACCCGGCGCTCGCCCAGGAGGCCGAAGCCCTGCGGCTTGCCCGGCTGCATCGCCACGCCGAGGAACTCGACGTCGCCGCGGGCGCGCAGCGACTCCTTGACGACGTCGTAGGCGCCCATGCTCACGCCGCCGCTGGTGACGATGGCGTCGACCTCGCCTGCGAGCCGGTCGACCGTGGCGAGCACCAGGGCCGCGTCGTCGTCCACGCTGAGGCGCTCGGCGACAGTGCACCCGGCCTCCACCACCGCGGCAGCGAGCATGTGCGAGTTGGAGTCGTGGATCTGGCCCGGGGCGAGCGGCTGCCCCGGGGGCACCAGCTCGGCCCCCGTCGAGACGACGGCAACCCGCAGGCGGGGGTGGACGAGCACGTCGCCGTGACCGGTGGCCGCCGCCAGGGCGACCCGGCGCGCGTCGAGCACCTCCCCGGCGTGCAGCACGATGGCGCCCGCCCGCACGTCCTCACCCACCGGGCGGATGGAGAGCCCCACCGGCGCCGACGCGCGGATCTCGACCGTCACGGTGCCACCGTCGGTGTCCTCGACCTTCACGACCGTGTCGGCCCCGGCCGGCATCATCGCGCCGGTCATGATGCGCACGGCCTCGCCGGGCCCGACCTCGCGGTCGGCCACCCCGCCGGCCGGCACCTCACCCACCACCGGCAGGGAGACGCGGCTGGCCGGGTCGTCGGGGTGGGCCGACGCGACGTCGGCGGCGCGCACGGCATACCCGTCCATGGCGGAGTTGTCGAAGCCGGGCAGGTCGACCCGCGAGACGAGGTCCTCGGCGAGCACGAGGCCGAGGCAGGCCTCGATGGGCACGCGCACCGGCTCACCCGGGCGCACCGCGGCGAGCACGGTGGCCAGGTGCTCCGCGACCGAGCGCATCAGGCGCCCAGGGTCGTGCCGTCAGCGACCTGCGGGGTCCGGGCCCCGTCGACCACCACGTCACCGACGGCCACGACGTGGGCGCCGAAGTGCACGTCGCCCGTGACCACGAAGGACGTCGCGGCCCGCAGGGACGGCACCCCGTGGGCGAAGCGCTTCTCGAAGCCCGGCACGAGCTTGTAGGCCCGGCCGAGGTCGACGTAGGGCTCGGCGTGGTGGATCACGCTGACGACCGTGGAGTCGGCGGCGAGCTCGAAGATGTCGGAGCGCACGAGGAGCAGCTCGTTGGTCGTCTTGACCGGACGGAAGCGGGTGCGCGGCACGAAGAGCGCCCGCGCCCCCTCGATGCGCTCGACCGCGGCGCCCATCGCCGTCTCGATCTGGATGACGGGGGTGGAGTCGGGGTCGCTGGGGTCGACCGTCTTGCGGTTGACGATGACGGGCAGCCCCAGACCGACCTCGCCGTGCTCCTCGCTCTGAGCGAGCAGCCGGTCGACGGCCCGCAGGTCCACCCACAGGTTGTTGGCGTGGAAGGTCGTGTGACGGGTGTTGTCCTGGAAGAACTCGTCCTCGCCCTCCTTGACCATCGCGCTGTCGCGCAGCACCAGCTGGCCGTCGCTCTTGCGGACCGCGAGGTGGCCGCCCTTGCGGTCGTTGACCGTGCGCTCGCAGACCTCGGCGACGTAGGGGATGTCGTTGGCGAGCAGCCAGGCCGCGATCCGCGGGTCGCAGGTGGCGCCGAGGTTGTCGGCGTTGGAGAGGAAGACGTAACGGAAACCCTTGTCCAGCAACGTCTTCAGCAGCCCTGAGCTCTTGAGGGAGACGTAGACGTCGCCGTGCCCCGGCGGGCACCACTCGAGCTCGGGGTCGGCGGGGTGGTCGACCGGCGAGAGGTCGTCGGAGCGCAGCTTGGGCTCGGCGCTCTGCACGAAGTCGAGCGGCAGGCCGTCGACAGCGAGGTCGGGGTAGCGCGCGAGGATCTCGAGGGAGGCCTCGCGCGTGCGGAAGGAGTTCATCAGCACCAGTGGGAGGTCGACCCCGTGCTGCGCGCGCAAGGCCAGCACCTGCCGGCAGATCACGTCGAGAAAGCTCAGCCCGTCCTTGACCTCGAGGGCCGACTTGGGGCCGGTGATGCCCATCGAGGTGCCGAGGCCGCCGTTGAGCTTGACGATGGCGACCAGGCCCAGCGCCCGCGCGAGGTCGTCGTCGTCGGCCACGTCGGCCACGTCGGCGAGCGCGGGCACGTCGGTCAGCGGGTCGATGGTGTCCTCGGGGATCACCCCGCCCGCCCCGGTCGTGAGGATCTCCTCGAGCCTCACATAGCTCGCCTCGAAGGCCCGCACCGCGAGATCGTCTTCCCCGTGCTCCCGCATCCGCGTCGTCGCATCGGCCAGACCCTCAGCACTCATGGCGCCCACCCTACGATGTGGCTCGTGGGCGTGGCGGACGAGGCCGAGCAGGTGGCGGCGGACAAGAGCGTGGTCCGTCGCACGGCGCGGGGGCGCCGACGCGAGCTGGTGTCGACCCGCGACCTCGTCGCCGACGCCGAGGCGCTGGCCGGGCACGTCGTGGGACTGGTGGCGCGGCATGGGGCAGGTCGGGTGGGGCGCGTCGCGGCCTACGAGTCGTACGGGGTCGAGCCGCCCACCGAGCGCCTCGTCGCGGCGCTCGCGGCCGTGGGGCACGAGGTGATCCTGCCCCGGCTGCTGGAGGACCGCTCGCTCCAGTGGTGCGACCTCGACGGACACCTGCTGGGGGCCGACGCCCTGGCCACCGCGGTGGTGGTCGTGACCCCCGGGCTGGCCGTCGACCGGGTCGGGACACGCCTCGGGCAGGGTGGCGGCTCCTACGACCGGGCCCTGGTCCACCGGCGGCCCGGAGCCCTGGTCGTCACCCTGCTGCACGACGGCGAGCTGCGAGCGCCCGGCGAACTGCTGCCGGCGTCGCCGCTCGACCGGCCCGTCGACGGCGTGGTCACCGCCGACGGCGGCTTCGTCACCCTGAGGCCCACCCCACCCCTCGACTCACGCGTGCTGGTCTGACCGCGCTGGCCGGTCTCAGCCCCCCTGCAGGTGCCCGCTCGGCACGAGGGTGAGGGTCTCCTCCGCCGCCCGCTCGACCGCAGCCCGGGTCGACGGCCAGGCATAGCTGCCGCCAGAAGCCCAGGTGTCGGCCTGGTCGATGTAGTGCGCGTCGTAGGGGTGGCCGCTGTTGCCGGTCTGGTTGACCCAGGTGGAGGCGTCGAGGTCACCGAGGTCGACGACCATCCGCATCGACGGGGCACTCGTGACCTTGAAGGTGGAGCCGCTGATGTCGGTGGGGGCCGCGCCGGGGGCCCGGGCGGCCGCGTTGTAGCTGTTGGCGTTGACGATCGAGGTGCCGCCGGGCAGGCCGATGGGGCCTCGGTTGAAGACCGAGCGCACGAAGGCCGGCACCGTCGGGCCACCCAGCACCGGGTGGGTCAGGGTGACCTCGTGCAACGAGCCCCACGACCAGGTGACGGGGTCCTTGCCCAGGTGCCGGGTCAGGTCGAGCCGCGCGCCGATGAGCGCCTTCTTGAGGATCTCGTCGCGCCCCTCGACGACCCCCGGGGTCTGCTTGTCGTCCCACCAGGGGTTGTTGGGCTGGTCGAGGAGCGTGGTGACCGCGACCATCCAGCGCGACCCGCCAGCGGCCTGGATGCCGTCGGGCAGCTCGTCGTTGAAGGTGTACTGCAGCAGGCGCACCCAGACGGCGTTGAAGTACGACGCCCGCACGCCCGCCTTGCTGCGGTCGGCCGGCTCGGTGAAGTCCCAGTCGGCGAGCAGCGCCTGGGCCTGCTGGGCGAACTGCTCGTTGGAGGTGTTGTCGACCCCGGGCTCCTCGCCGGCATGGCTCAGCAGGTCGACCGACAGCAGCGCCTTGACCAGCGTCGGGGCGAAGTCGTTGCGGGTGTCGAGCTGGATCGAGCGCATGTCGTCGGGCGAGACCTTGCCGCCGCCTCGGAGCCGGGCCTGGAGCAGGTCCTTGATGCGCTGCGAGCGGAAGCCGAGGTCCCAGTCGGTGGTGAGGAACGGCCCCCCGCGCGCTGCGGTCACCTGCTGGTTGGCGGTGACGATGAAGCCCTCGGTCGGGTCGTAGGACCACGGCAGCCGGTCGAAGGGCACGTAGCCACGCCAGTCGTAGGAGCTGTCCCACCCGGGCGCCGGCCAGTAGCCCGGCACGGTGTTGGGCACCGAGGTCGACCGCACGGGCACGAGACCGGGAGCCTGGTAGCCGATGTGCCCGGCCGTGTCGGCGTAGACGAGATTCTGTGACGGCACGGCGAAGAGCTTTGCCGCAGCGCGGAACTGCGTGAAGTCGGTCGCGCGGTCGAGGGCGAAGATCGCGTCGGCTGTGGTGGACGGCACCAGCCCCGTCCAGGCGAGCGACACGGCGTACGTGTCCTGCTGGGGGGCGAGGCGCACCAGCGCCCGACGCCCGACCTGCGCCGCCGAGTCGATGACGTCGCTGATGATCGGGCCGTGCACCGTGCGCCGCACGGTGAGCGGCACGTCGGCGCCACCGGCGACCTTGATCGTCTCCATCGTGGTCTCGAGCGGCACCTGCTTGCCGTCGCGCAGGTAGGTGCCGTCGGTGACCTTCTCGAGGTAGAAGTCGGAGACGTCCGGGCCGAGGTTGGTGAATCCCCAGGCGATGGAGCCGTTGTGCCCGATCACGATGCCCGGCAGACCGGCGAAGGAGAAGCCCGAGACGTCGAAGGGGCAGGTCGCCGTCACCACGCGGCAGTGCAGACCGGTCTGGTACCAGACCCCGGGAAGAGAGGTCGCGAGATGCGGGTCGTTGGCCAGCAGCGGCTTGCCCGTGGTCGTGTGCTCGCCGCTGACGACCCACGAGTTCGAGCCGATGCCCTCACCGTGACCGAGCAGGGTGGGCACGGCGTCGAGCGCCTGCTGCACCCCGGCATACACGCTGGGCGCCACCTGCCCGTAGGCCGCGGGGGCGGTCGTCGTCGCGGTCGTGGTCGCCCGGCGCAGGGCCTGCGGCACCGCCGAACCCGCCGCGGTCGTGGCGGGGGCCCAGTCGGCGCCGGAGAGGATCGGGTCGTGGCCCGCGGCCGCGTAGTCGGGGTAGATGACCTTCAGCTGGGCCTGGGAGTAGGTCGTGCCGAGGCGCGCGCGGGCGAGCTCGTCGTCGTAGTTGCTGCGCAGGTCCCAGGCCATCGCCTTGAGCCAGGTCAGGGAGTCGACGGCGGTCCACCGCTCGACGGTGTAGTCCTTGATCTGCTGGCCCAGCACGACGTACTCCAGCGCCATGTTGGCGTTGGAGCCCCCCGCGCGGGCGATGTAGTCGTTGACCCCGTCGGCGTAGGCGTTGAGGTAGGCGCGGGTGCTGGGTGCCAGACCGGGCAGCTCGGCCTCGGCGACCGTGCGCCACCCGAGGGTGCGCACCACCCGGTCGGCCGGCAGGCCCGCCGACCCGACGAGCTCGGAGAGCCGGCCCGCCGTGACGTGCCGGCGGTAGTCCATCTCGAAGAAGCGGTCCTGCGCCGCGACGAAGCCCTGCGCCCGGAAGAGGTCGTCGGTCGAGTCGGCGTAGATCTGCGGGGTGCCCTGCGCGTCACGCAGCACGCTGACCCGCGCCCCCAGCCCGTTGAGCTCGATCTCGCCGCGCGTCTGGGGGAACGACTGCCGCACGATCGCGGTGCCGGCCACCGCAGCGAGCGCGACCACGATGACGAGGAGGGTGGCCACACCCAGGCCGACCCTCCGCAGGACTCTCGCTCGCTCCACCCTGCGAGACTAATGCGGCGCGACGACAGACCGACGACCGACGCAGGAGGCCTGCCGTGACCGACCTGATCCCGCTCGCGCTCCCGGTCGCGCTCCAGGGCGCGCTGCCGGGCGCGCTGCCGGCCGCGCTCCCCGGGGCGTACGGTCCCCCCGACCTGACCCGGTCGCTGCTGCTCGGCTCGATCGTGCTGCTGGTGGCGGTCGTGGCCGTGCGGCTCTCGCTGCGCTCGGGCGTGCCGGCGCTGCTGCTCTTCCTCGGGATCGGGCTGGCGATCGGCGAGGGCGGACTCGGCAACCGCTTCGACAACCGCTCGCTGACCCAGGTGCTGGGCTACGCCGCGCTGATCCTCATCCTGGCCGAGGGTGGCCTGACCACCCGCTGGTCCGGCATCCGCAGGTCGGTGGCGCCGGCGGCGGTGCTCTCGACCGTCGGGGTCGTCGTGTCGGTGGCGGTCGTCGGCGTCGCCGCCCGCTACCTGCTGCACCTCGACTGGACCGTCGCCCTGCTCGTCGGGGCGATCCTGACCTCGACCGACGCGGCCGCCGTCTTCTCGGTGCTGCGCACGGTGCCGTTGCCGCGGCGGCTCACGGGGCTGCTCGAGGCCGAGTCGGGATTCAACGACGCCCCGGTCGTCATCCTCGTGGTGACCCTGGCGACGGCGTCGGTCCCCGGGGCCACCCCCCTGCCGTGGTGGCTCGTCGTGCTCGAGGCGGTTGGTGAGCTGCTCGGCGGGGCCGCGGTCGGCCTGCTCCTGGGCCGGCTGGGCGGCCTGTTCCTGCGCCGCGCAGCCGGCGCGTCCTCGGGCCTGTTCTCGATCGGGGTCATCGCCCTGTCGGTCCTCGCGTATGCCGTCGCCGACTCCGCGCACACGAGCGGCTTCATCGCCGCCTACCTCTCGGCCCTCGTGCTCGGCAACATGGGTCTGCCGCACGGCCCCGCCGTGCACGCCTTCTCGTCGGCGATCGGGTCGGTCGCCCAGATCGGCCTCTTCGTGCTGCTCGGGCTGCTGGCGTCGCCCGGTCGGCTGGTGGAGCGCATCCCGACCGCACTGGTCGTCGGCCTCGTGCTGCTGCTGGTCGCCCGCCCCCTGTCGGTGGTGGTGTCGCTGACGCCCTTCCGCATCGGCTGGCGCGACCAGGTCTTCTTCTCGTGGGCGGGGCTGCGGGGCGCCGTCCCCGTCGTGCTGGCCACGGTGCCGACCACGCTCGGCACGCCCGGCACCGAGTGGGTCTTCGACCTCGTCTTCGTGCTCGTCGTCATCTTCACGCTCGTGCAGGCGCCCACCCTGCCGTGGGTGGCCCGCCGGCTGGGGCTCGTCGAGTCGGTGCAGCAGCGGGCGCTGCACGTGGAGACCACGCCGCTCGAGCAGATGGGGGCCGACATCGTGCAGGTCACGGTCGGGGAGCGGTCGCGGATCCACGGCGTCGAGGTCTTCGAGCTGCGGCTGCCCGCCGGGGCGACCGTCACCCTGATCGTGCGCGACGGCGTCGGCCTGGCGCCCACCCCCCGCACCGCGCTGCGGCACGGCGACCAGCTGCTCATCGTCGCGACCGCGTCGGCGCGGGCGGCCGCCGAGGCCCGGGTGCGGGCCGTCGACCGCGCCGGCCGCCTCGCCGGGTGGGCCGAGCCGCCCGGGTCGTGACCAGCGGTCGGGTGTTCACGCGAGTCCTCGTACACTCGGGTCGTCGCTTCGCGGCACCTGACCAGCAAGATCACCGGAGGACCTCGTGCCCACCTACGCCTACTCCTGCACCGCCTGCGCTCACGCGTTCGACGCCGTGCAGAAGTTCACCGACGACGCCCTGACCGCGTGCCCCGAGTGCGGTGACCGCCTGCGCAAGGTCTACGGCTCGATCGGCGTGTCCTTCAAGGGCTCGGGCTTCTATCGCAACGACTCCCGCGCGGCGAGCACCGGCTCGGGGAGCGGCCCCAAGGGTGAGGGCAAGAGCGAGGGCAAGAGCGACTCGACGAGCGAGACCAAGACCGAGACGAAGACGGAGAAGAAGCCCGAGAAGAAGACGGAGACCACGAGCGCGTCGTCGGGTTCGTCGGGCTCGTCCAGCAGCACCCCAGCCGCCTCCTGAGCGGTGGGGGCGGCAGCGGTATGACGCAGATCCGGCCTGTCACCCGGGACGACCTGGGCCCGCTGCTGGCCCTGGCGCAGGAGGCCTTCGGCCCCTACCCGGGCGACGCCGCACCGCCGCCGCTCGAGGCGCCCGGGCGCCGTCGCTGGGCGTCGTTCGACCAGGGCCGACCGGTCGCTCACCTGGCCGTGCGCCGCTACGACTCCTGGTGGTCCGGTGCGCAGGTGCCGACCGCGGGCATCGCCTCGGTCACCGTCGCCGCCGAGCGGCGCGGCCAGGGGCTGCTCGGCGGTCTGCTGGGCGCGGCCCTCGAGGCCGAGCGGGCCGAGGGCACCTGCGTGCTCTCGACGCTCTACCCGACCGCCACGGGCATCTACCGCTCGCTGGGCTACGAGGTGGTGACGTCGTACGACCTGGTCGACGTGCCGGTCGCCGGCCTCGACCGGCTGCGGCCGAGCCCGGCGATCACGGTGCGGCGGGCCGAGGTCGACGACGTCGCCGCCGTGCGCGCCGTCTACGACACGTGGGCCGCGGCGCAGTGCGGGCCACTGACCCGGCGCGGGCCCTCCTTCGGGGCCGACGACAGCGAGCTGCTCGCGGCCTCCACCGGCACGACCCTCGCGCTCGACGAGGGCGGCGCGGTCGTCGGCTACACGTCGTGGACGCGCGGTCCAGGCTACGACGGCCACGCCGTGATCACGGTGCACGACCTGCTGGCCACCGACGACCGCGCGCACGTCAGCCTCTGGTCGTTCTTCTCGTCCTTCTCCAGCGTGGTCGGCACCCTGCGGGTGCGCACGTCGGGCGTCGACGCGGCCCGCCGGCACCTGCCGGGGTCGATGGGCACCGTCGCCGAGTCCCGCCCCTACATGCTGAGGGTCGACGACGTCGCCGCCGCGGTCAGCGCGCTCGCGCCGAGCGGCGAGGCTCGCTTCGCCGTCTCCGGCGACCGGCTCGGTGTCATGGACGGCACGTATGCCGTCGCCGACGGCACCTGCTCCCGGCTCGACGACCAGCCCGCCCCGGGTGTGCCCACCTTCAGCCCCCGCGGCCTGGCACTGGCCTATGCGGGCGTCGAGTCCCCGGCCTCGTTGCGGCTCGCCGGGCTCCTGCACGGGCCCATGGACGACGCCTTCCTGCCGGGCGGCTGGGGTGGAACGGGCGCGGTGCACGTGCGCGACTACTTCTGACCCGGTCCTCCACAGCCCCCTGCGCCCCGGCGGCCGTCCACAGGCGACGAGCTCCCCACCGTGTGCAGCCGCCACCGGCCGTAGGGTCGGCCCATGACGTCGAGCGCCTCCCCCACCACCGCCACCGCCCCCCTGGCCGAGATCGGCATCATCGGGGGCTCGGGGTTCTACGAGTTCTTCACCGACGCCGAGCGGGTCAGCGTCGAGACCCCGTTCGGGTCGCCGAGCGACGACCTGGTCATCGGTGAGGTCGAGGGACGTCGGGTGGCGTTCCTGGCCCGTCACGGTCAGGGCCACCGTTTCCCGCCCCACCGGGTCAACTACCGGGCCAACCTGTGGGCGCTGCGCGCGGTCGGGGTGCGGCAGGTGCTCGCACCGTGTGCGGTCGGGTCGCTGCGCCGCGAGCTCGGGCCGGGCACGGTCGTCGTGCCCGACCAGGTCGTCGACCGCACCTGGGGCCGCGCGCACACGGTCTACGACGCCGAGGGTCCGGTCGTGCACGTCGGCTTCGCCGACCCCTACTGCCCGCGGCTGCGCGAGGCGGTCACCCGCACCGCCGCGGGGGCGGGCATGCCGGTCGAGGGCTCCGGCACCCTCGTGGTCGTCAACGGGCCGCGGTTCTCCTCGCGGGCCG
Proteins encoded in this region:
- a CDS encoding potassium/proton antiporter, which produces MTDLIPLALPVALQGALPGALPAALPGAYGPPDLTRSLLLGSIVLLVAVVAVRLSLRSGVPALLLFLGIGLAIGEGGLGNRFDNRSLTQVLGYAALILILAEGGLTTRWSGIRRSVAPAAVLSTVGVVVSVAVVGVAARYLLHLDWTVALLVGAILTSTDAAAVFSVLRTVPLPRRLTGLLEAESGFNDAPVVILVVTLATASVPGATPLPWWLVVLEAVGELLGGAAVGLLLGRLGGLFLRRAAGASSGLFSIGVIALSVLAYAVADSAHTSGFIAAYLSALVLGNMGLPHGPAVHAFSSAIGSVAQIGLFVLLGLLASPGRLVERIPTALVVGLVLLLVARPLSVVVSLTPFRIGWRDQVFFSWAGLRGAVPVVLATVPTTLGTPGTEWVFDLVFVLVVIFTLVQAPTLPWVARRLGLVESVQQRALHVETTPLEQMGADIVQVTVGERSRIHGVEVFELRLPAGATVTLIVRDGVGLAPTPRTALRHGDQLLIVATASARAAAEARVRAVDRAGRLAGWAEPPGS
- a CDS encoding GNAT family N-acetyltransferase; the encoded protein is MTQIRPVTRDDLGPLLALAQEAFGPYPGDAAPPPLEAPGRRRWASFDQGRPVAHLAVRRYDSWWSGAQVPTAGIASVTVAAERRGQGLLGGLLGAALEAERAEGTCVLSTLYPTATGIYRSLGYEVVTSYDLVDVPVAGLDRLRPSPAITVRRAEVDDVAAVRAVYDTWAAAQCGPLTRRGPSFGADDSELLAASTGTTLALDEGGAVVGYTSWTRGPGYDGHAVITVHDLLATDDRAHVSLWSFFSSFSSVVGTLRVRTSGVDAARRHLPGSMGTVAESRPYMLRVDDVAAAVSALAPSGEARFAVSGDRLGVMDGTYAVADGTCSRLDDQPAPGVPTFSPRGLALAYAGVESPASLRLAGLLHGPMDDAFLPGGWGGTGAVHVRDYF
- a CDS encoding FmdB family zinc ribbon protein, which encodes MPTYAYSCTACAHAFDAVQKFTDDALTACPECGDRLRKVYGSIGVSFKGSGFYRNDSRAASTGSGSGPKGEGKSEGKSDSTSETKTETKTEKKPEKKTETTSASSGSSGSSSSTPAAS
- a CDS encoding penicillin acylase family protein; this translates as MATLLVIVVALAAVAGTAIVRQSFPQTRGEIELNGLGARVSVLRDAQGTPQIYADSTDDLFRAQGFVAAQDRFFEMDYRRHVTAGRLSELVGSAGLPADRVVRTLGWRTVAEAELPGLAPSTRAYLNAYADGVNDYIARAGGSNANMALEYVVLGQQIKDYTVERWTAVDSLTWLKAMAWDLRSNYDDELARARLGTTYSQAQLKVIYPDYAAAGHDPILSGADWAPATTAAGSAVPQALRRATTTATTTAPAAYGQVAPSVYAGVQQALDAVPTLLGHGEGIGSNSWVVSGEHTTTGKPLLANDPHLATSLPGVWYQTGLHCRVVTATCPFDVSGFSFAGLPGIVIGHNGSIAWGFTNLGPDVSDFYLEKVTDGTYLRDGKQVPLETTMETIKVAGGADVPLTVRRTVHGPIISDVIDSAAQVGRRALVRLAPQQDTYAVSLAWTGLVPSTTADAIFALDRATDFTQFRAAAKLFAVPSQNLVYADTAGHIGYQAPGLVPVRSTSVPNTVPGYWPAPGWDSSYDWRGYVPFDRLPWSYDPTEGFIVTANQQVTAARGGPFLTTDWDLGFRSQRIKDLLQARLRGGGKVSPDDMRSIQLDTRNDFAPTLVKALLSVDLLSHAGEEPGVDNTSNEQFAQQAQALLADWDFTEPADRSKAGVRASYFNAVWVRLLQYTFNDELPDGIQAAGGSRWMVAVTTLLDQPNNPWWDDKQTPGVVEGRDEILKKALIGARLDLTRHLGKDPVTWSWGSLHEVTLTHPVLGGPTVPAFVRSVFNRGPIGLPGGTSIVNANSYNAAARAPGAAPTDISGSTFKVTSAPSMRMVVDLGDLDASTWVNQTGNSGHPYDAHYIDQADTWASGGSYAWPSTRAAVERAAEETLTLVPSGHLQGG